One Thiobacillus sp. genomic region harbors:
- a CDS encoding four helix bundle protein has translation MAFENLEVWKRSARLSANIFKSLRDCPDFGFRDQITRSRLSIPSNIAEGMERSLPREKRRYLDNAKGSCGELRTQIYIGMEINHVSKDLGTGWVQETKEISAMLVGLIHTLPTADCKLST, from the coding sequence ATGGCATTCGAGAATCTTGAAGTCTGGAAACGTTCAGCGAGATTGTCTGCAAACATTTTCAAATCCCTGCGGGATTGCCCCGACTTCGGTTTTCGTGACCAGATCACGCGATCCAGATTATCCATACCCTCCAACATTGCCGAAGGCATGGAGCGAAGTTTACCCAGGGAAAAACGTCGTTACCTGGACAATGCCAAAGGCTCCTGCGGTGAACTGCGCACCCAGATTTACATCGGCATGGAAATCAACCACGTCAGTAAAGATTTGGGCACTGGCTGGGTTCAAGAAACCAAGGAGATCAGCGCGATGCTGGTAGGTTTGATACACACGCTGCCAACTGCAGACTGCAAACTTTCGACTTGA